The Pseudomonas azotoformans genome has a segment encoding these proteins:
- the pssA gene encoding CDP-diacylglycerol--serine O-phosphatidyltransferase, which translates to MPSFFKRSLLPKLRGFPLTPDALEVLSGADAYRRCLLEKIAQATRRIYIVALYLQQDEAGQEIYDALHAAKAARPALDIVVVVDWLRAQRGLIGAGKQPGNSAWYQAMTQSHSSEVPVYGVPVQTRELFGVLHLKGFVIDDTVLYSGASLNNVYLHKFDKYRFDRYHLIHNKALADSMQHLVEHGLVASKAVNRLDLPNPPTTRSLRNDIGDLRSRLKHAAYDTTAGQLPNGHLSVSPLLGVGKNNPLNRVILELIASAQHQLTICTPYFNLPLPVTREINRALARGVKIDIVVGDKTANDFYIPPSEPFKVIAALPYLYEISLRRFAKRHQPMIDSGQLNLHLWRDGDNTYHLKGMWVDQRYTLLTGNNLNPRAFRLDLENALLIDDPKSEWLAPRRTELAQIFQHTTRIERYQDLQTLPDYPEAVGKFLRRVSRVRIERLLYRIL; encoded by the coding sequence ATGCCGTCGTTCTTCAAACGCTCCCTGTTGCCCAAACTGCGCGGTTTCCCCCTCACTCCTGATGCCCTTGAGGTGCTGTCCGGCGCCGACGCTTATCGTCGCTGCCTGCTGGAGAAAATTGCCCAGGCCACCCGGCGCATCTATATCGTCGCGCTGTACTTGCAGCAGGACGAAGCGGGGCAGGAAATCTACGACGCCCTGCACGCCGCCAAGGCTGCACGCCCGGCGTTGGACATCGTGGTGGTGGTCGACTGGTTGCGCGCCCAGCGTGGTTTGATCGGCGCCGGCAAACAACCGGGCAACAGTGCCTGGTACCAGGCCATGACTCAAAGCCACAGCAGCGAAGTGCCAGTGTACGGCGTGCCGGTGCAAACCCGCGAGTTGTTCGGTGTGCTACACCTCAAGGGCTTTGTGATCGACGACACGGTGCTGTACAGCGGCGCCAGCCTGAACAACGTGTACCTGCACAAGTTCGACAAGTACCGTTTCGACCGCTACCACTTGATTCACAACAAAGCGCTTGCCGATTCCATGCAGCATCTGGTGGAGCACGGTTTGGTGGCGTCCAAGGCGGTCAATCGCCTGGACCTGCCCAACCCGCCCACCACCCGCAGCCTGCGCAATGACATCGGCGATCTGCGCAGCCGCCTGAAGCACGCGGCATACGACACCACGGCCGGGCAACTGCCCAATGGTCACCTGTCAGTCAGCCCTTTGCTCGGGGTCGGCAAGAACAACCCCCTGAACCGGGTGATTCTCGAACTGATCGCCAGCGCCCAGCATCAGTTGACCATCTGCACCCCGTACTTCAACCTGCCGCTGCCGGTGACCCGCGAAATCAACCGCGCCCTGGCGCGCGGGGTGAAGATCGACATCGTCGTCGGCGACAAGACCGCCAACGACTTCTACATCCCGCCCAGCGAGCCGTTCAAGGTCATTGCGGCGCTGCCTTACCTCTACGAAATCAGCCTGCGCCGCTTTGCCAAACGCCATCAGCCGATGATCGACAGCGGCCAGTTGAACCTGCACCTGTGGCGTGACGGCGATAACACTTACCACCTGAAGGGCATGTGGGTCGACCAGCGCTACACCTTGCTCACTGGCAACAACCTCAACCCGCGCGCGTTCCGCCTCGACCTGGAAAACGCCTTGTTGATCGATGATCCCAAAAGTGAATGGCTGGCGCCGCGACGCACTGAGTTGGCGCAGATTTTCCAGCACACCACGCGGATCGAGCGTTATCAGGACCTGCAAACGCTGCCGGACTACCCGGAGGCAGTCGGCAAGTTCCTGCGCCGTGTCAGCCGTGTGCGGATCGAACGCTTGCTGTACCGCATCCTGTAA
- the efeB gene encoding iron uptake transporter deferrochelatase/peroxidase subunit yields MSDSEQFDLTRRRVLLGMAATGAAIAGSTLTCPAMAAEQVTTAPRSDKTQDHHDFFGKHQSGIVTPRPACGMLVAFDVLASDREDLERLFRTLNERISFLMTGGTVPQVDPKLPPTDSGILGPVVTPDNLTITVSVGESLFDERFGLSAVKPKRLSRMVGFPNDALEPAQCHGDLSLQFSSNTPDTNIHALRDIVKNLPDLLLVRWKQEGSVPPQAPSKPGEPAQSARNFLGFRDGSANPNSNDAKAMDQIVWVQPGSDEPAWAANGSYQAVRIIRNFVERWDRTPLQEQESIIGRVKPTGAPMDGDKETQVPDYSKDPEGKVTKLDAHIRLANPRTPQTQANLILRRPFNYSNGVNKNGQLDMGLLFICYQADLEKGFISVQTRLNGEPLEEYLKPVGGGYFFTLPGVTGPKDFIGRTLLAATHPHTTAHT; encoded by the coding sequence ATGAGTGATTCAGAACAGTTTGACCTTACTCGCCGCCGTGTCCTGCTGGGCATGGCCGCCACTGGCGCCGCCATTGCCGGGAGCACCCTGACCTGCCCGGCCATGGCCGCCGAGCAAGTCACCACCGCACCGCGCAGCGACAAGACCCAGGACCACCACGATTTTTTCGGCAAGCACCAGAGCGGCATCGTCACCCCGCGCCCGGCGTGCGGCATGCTCGTGGCATTCGATGTATTGGCCAGTGATCGTGAGGACTTGGAGCGGCTGTTCCGTACCTTGAACGAACGCATCAGCTTCCTGATGACCGGCGGCACCGTACCGCAAGTCGACCCGAAACTGCCGCCGACCGACTCCGGCATCCTCGGCCCGGTGGTCACCCCGGACAACCTGACCATTACCGTTTCGGTCGGCGAATCCCTGTTCGATGAGCGCTTCGGCCTCAGCGCCGTCAAGCCCAAACGCCTGAGCCGCATGGTTGGTTTCCCCAACGATGCGCTGGAACCGGCGCAGTGCCACGGCGACCTGAGTCTGCAATTCAGCTCCAACACGCCGGACACCAATATCCACGCCCTGCGCGACATCGTGAAAAACCTGCCCGACTTGCTGCTGGTGCGCTGGAAGCAGGAAGGCAGCGTGCCGCCCCAGGCACCGAGCAAACCCGGCGAGCCTGCGCAGAGTGCGCGCAACTTCCTGGGTTTCCGTGACGGTTCGGCCAACCCGAACTCCAACGACGCCAAGGCCATGGACCAGATTGTGTGGGTGCAGCCTGGCAGCGACGAACCGGCCTGGGCGGCCAACGGCAGCTATCAGGCGGTGCGCATTATCCGCAACTTCGTCGAGCGTTGGGACCGTACCCCACTGCAAGAACAGGAAAGCATTATCGGCCGCGTCAAACCGACCGGCGCGCCCATGGACGGCGACAAAGAAACCCAAGTGCCAGACTACAGCAAGGACCCGGAAGGCAAAGTGACCAAGCTCGATGCCCACATCCGCCTGGCCAACCCGCGCACCCCGCAGACTCAGGCCAACCTGATCCTGCGCCGGCCGTTCAACTACTCCAACGGCGTCAACAAAAACGGTCAGCTGGACATGGGGCTGTTGTTCATCTGCTACCAGGCTGACCTGGAGAAAGGCTTTATCAGCGTGCAAACCCGGCTCAACGGCGAGCCTCTGGAGGAATACCTCAAGCCGGTCGGCGGCGGGTACTTCTTCACCTTGCCGGGGGTCACCGGGCCCAAGGATTTCATCGGCCGCACGCTGCTGGCTGCAACGCACCCTCACACCACTGCCCATACCTAA
- a CDS encoding nuclear transport factor 2 family protein, which produces MSSTVETRPPLPPFTRASAIEKVRLAEDGWNSRDPQRVSLAYTLDTQWRNRAEFAHNREEAKGFLTRKWAKELDYRLIKELWAFTDNRIAVRYAYEWHDDSGNWFRSYGNENWEFDENGLMANRFACINDLPIKESERKFHWPLGRRPDDHPGLSDLGL; this is translated from the coding sequence ATGTCATCGACTGTAGAAACACGTCCGCCCCTGCCGCCGTTCACCCGCGCGTCGGCCATCGAGAAAGTCCGCCTGGCCGAAGACGGCTGGAACTCCCGTGATCCGCAGCGGGTGTCCCTGGCCTACACGCTGGACACACAGTGGCGTAACCGTGCCGAATTTGCGCATAACCGCGAAGAAGCCAAAGGTTTCCTCACCCGCAAGTGGGCCAAGGAACTGGACTACCGCCTGATCAAGGAGTTGTGGGCATTCACCGATAACCGCATCGCGGTGCGTTATGCCTATGAGTGGCACGACGATTCGGGCAACTGGTTCCGCTCCTACGGCAACGAAAACTGGGAATTCGACGAGAACGGCCTGATGGCCAATCGTTTTGCCTGCATCAACGATCTGCCGATAAAGGAAAGCGAACGCAAGTTCCACTGGCCGCTGGGCCGACGCCCGGATGATCATCCGGGGTTGTCCGATTTGGGGTTGTAA
- a CDS encoding AraC family transcriptional regulator, which yields MSEKDTISIHLVREALLQSCDGDVTRADVLHKAGIDPQWLAEPAARVSATTYARLWRLLARRTDDEFFGMDPRKLRSGSLAFLCRAAMAQPTLVTALETGLGFLSLMLERLPAELVRQQSLAEIVLVEPEAEPNRAFTYFTYWMIVHGVACWLAGRRIPILAIEFRCAKPHFCDDYQVMFSDNLRFDRPRTRMIFSADCLALPIKRTPEELKRFLAHAPANILVKYRDPDSLATRIKHDLRQLPPDTWPETEGLAVSLCISASTLRRRLAEEGQTYQGLKDSVRKELAIVWLAEPQISFAEIAARLGFADTSSFYKAFRKWSGSNPGHYRSLILGEAR from the coding sequence ATGTCGGAAAAAGACACCATCTCCATTCATCTTGTGCGTGAAGCCTTGTTGCAAAGCTGCGACGGCGATGTAACCCGTGCCGACGTGCTGCATAAAGCCGGCATTGACCCGCAGTGGCTGGCCGAGCCTGCCGCGCGGGTTTCGGCCACCACCTACGCGCGGCTGTGGCGTCTTCTGGCACGGCGCACCGATGATGAGTTCTTCGGGATGGACCCGCGCAAGCTGAGGTCCGGCAGCCTGGCGTTTCTCTGCCGTGCTGCAATGGCGCAGCCGACCCTCGTCACCGCCCTGGAAACTGGGCTCGGGTTCCTGTCACTGATGCTGGAGCGATTGCCCGCTGAGTTGGTGCGTCAGCAAAGCCTGGCGGAGATCGTGCTGGTTGAGCCCGAGGCTGAACCCAATCGAGCCTTCACCTACTTCACTTACTGGATGATTGTCCACGGCGTGGCCTGTTGGCTGGCAGGACGCCGTATTCCAATCCTGGCGATTGAGTTTCGCTGCGCAAAGCCGCACTTCTGCGACGACTACCAGGTGATGTTCTCCGACAACCTGCGTTTCGACCGACCCCGCACACGCATGATCTTCTCCGCCGACTGCCTGGCCCTGCCGATCAAGCGCACCCCGGAAGAACTCAAGCGTTTCCTGGCCCACGCACCGGCCAATATCCTGGTCAAATACCGCGACCCCGACAGCCTCGCCACCCGCATCAAGCACGACCTGCGCCAATTGCCCCCCGATACCTGGCCGGAAACCGAAGGCCTCGCGGTCAGCCTGTGCATCTCGGCCTCAACCTTGCGCCGTCGCCTGGCAGAAGAAGGGCAGACCTATCAGGGCCTCAAGGACAGCGTGCGTAAGGAATTGGCGATTGTATGGTTGGCGGAACCACAGATCAGCTTTGCCGAGATTGCGGCGCGGCTGGGGTTTGCTGATACGAGTTCGTTTTATAAGGCGTTTCGTAAGTGGAGTGGGTCGAATCCGGGGCATTATCGGAGTTTGATTCTGGGTGAAGCGCGTTAA
- the efeO gene encoding iron uptake system protein EfeO, with translation MKKSSIALSLLLTLSPLAAFAATAPLDLVGPVSDYKIYVTEEIGELVTQTQAFTDAINKGDLATAKKLYAPTRVHYESIEPIAELFSDLDASIDSRVDDHEKGVTAEDFTGFHRIEYALFSQNTTKGLEALTAKLNTDVNDLKTRVDGLTFPPEKVVGGAAALLEEVAATKISGEEDRYSHTDLYDFQGNIDGAKKIVDLFRGQIEKQDKVFLAKVDKNFATVDKILAKYKTKDGGFETYDKVKENDRKALVGPVNTLAEDLSTLRGKLGLN, from the coding sequence ATGAAAAAGTCGTCTATCGCGTTGTCGTTGTTGCTGACCCTTTCGCCGCTGGCAGCCTTCGCCGCTACCGCACCGCTGGACCTGGTAGGGCCGGTGTCGGACTACAAGATCTACGTCACCGAAGAAATCGGCGAGCTGGTCACCCAGACCCAAGCCTTCACCGACGCCATCAACAAGGGCGACCTGGCCACCGCCAAGAAACTCTACGCGCCGACCCGTGTGCACTATGAGTCCATCGAGCCGATCGCCGAGCTGTTCAGCGACCTCGATGCGTCCATCGATTCGCGCGTCGACGACCACGAAAAAGGCGTGACCGCCGAAGACTTCACCGGTTTCCACCGTATCGAATACGCGCTGTTCTCGCAGAACACCACCAAGGGCCTGGAAGCGCTGACGGCCAAGCTCAACACCGACGTCAATGACCTCAAGACCCGCGTCGACGGCCTGACCTTCCCGCCGGAGAAAGTCGTCGGCGGCGCAGCAGCCCTGCTTGAAGAAGTCGCCGCCACCAAGATCTCCGGCGAAGAAGACCGCTACAGCCACACCGACCTGTATGACTTCCAGGGCAACATCGACGGCGCGAAGAAAATCGTCGACCTGTTCCGTGGTCAGATCGAGAAACAAGACAAAGTGTTCCTGGCCAAGGTCGACAAGAACTTCGCCACCGTGGACAAGATCCTGGCCAAGTACAAGACCAAGGACGGTGGTTTCGAGACCTACGACAAGGTCAAGGAAAACGACCGCAAGGCCTTGGTGGGCCCGGTCAACACCCTGGCGGAAGACCTGTCCACCTTGCGCGGCAAGCTGGGCTTGAACTAA
- a CDS encoding PQQ-dependent sugar dehydrogenase, with translation MFLRKSLLVALCATTLLPLTAAHAADAQQFPSEQGSITATPIAKGLDHPWAVAFLPDKEGFLVTERPGHLRFVSPDGKLSAPLKGVPQVWAKGQGGLLDVVLSPDFKEDRTVYLSYAEGGGKGGTAGTAVGRGRLAADLSGLTDFKVILRQEPKLSTGNHFGSRLAFDRDGYLFVTLGENNDRPTAQDLDKLQGKVVRIYPDGRVPDDNPFVGQQGVRPEIWSYGQRNPQGLALNPWSGTIWENEHGPRGGDEINIIERGKNFGWPLATHGINYSLTPIPEAKGKTVEGTVPPHHVWEKSPGISGMAFYDADRFKPWQHNVFIGALVSQELIRLQFDGDKVIHEERLLGGLKARIRDVRQGPDGFLYVLTDEDDGVLYRVGLNQD, from the coding sequence ATGTTTCTACGCAAAAGCCTGTTAGTCGCCCTTTGCGCCACCACGCTGCTGCCGTTGACGGCCGCTCACGCCGCTGACGCCCAGCAGTTCCCCAGCGAACAGGGCAGCATCACCGCGACGCCAATCGCCAAAGGCCTGGACCACCCATGGGCGGTGGCCTTTTTGCCGGACAAGGAAGGCTTTCTGGTGACGGAGCGCCCTGGTCACCTGCGCTTTGTCAGCCCCGACGGCAAGCTGTCCGCGCCACTCAAGGGCGTGCCGCAAGTCTGGGCCAAAGGGCAGGGCGGTTTGCTGGATGTGGTGTTGTCGCCGGACTTCAAGGAGGACCGCACGGTGTATCTTTCTTACGCGGAAGGCGGCGGCAAAGGCGGTACCGCTGGCACAGCCGTGGGCCGTGGACGCCTGGCGGCAGATCTGAGTGGCTTGACCGACTTCAAGGTGATCCTGCGCCAGGAGCCCAAGTTGTCGACCGGCAACCACTTCGGCTCGCGCCTGGCGTTCGACCGCGATGGCTACCTGTTCGTGACCCTGGGTGAAAACAACGATCGCCCGACGGCCCAGGACCTGGACAAGTTGCAAGGCAAGGTCGTGCGCATTTACCCGGATGGCCGTGTGCCGGATGACAACCCCTTTGTCGGCCAGCAAGGCGTGCGCCCGGAGATCTGGTCCTACGGCCAGCGCAACCCCCAGGGGCTGGCGCTGAATCCGTGGAGCGGTACGATCTGGGAAAACGAACACGGGCCGCGCGGAGGTGATGAGATCAACATCATCGAGCGCGGCAAGAATTTCGGTTGGCCGTTGGCCACCCACGGCATCAACTACTCCCTGACACCGATTCCCGAAGCCAAGGGCAAAACGGTGGAAGGCACAGTGCCGCCCCATCATGTGTGGGAAAAGTCGCCGGGTATCAGTGGCATGGCGTTTTACGATGCGGATCGCTTCAAGCCCTGGCAGCACAACGTGTTTATCGGTGCGCTGGTCAGCCAGGAGTTGATCCGGTTGCAGTTTGATGGCGACAAGGTGATCCACGAAGAACGTTTGCTCGGCGGCCTGAAGGCGCGGATCCGCGATGTACGGCAGGGCCCGGACGGGTTCTTGTATGTGCTGACGGATGAAGATGATGGCGTGTTGTATCGGGTTGGGTTGAATCAGGATTAA
- a CDS encoding TetR/AcrR family transcriptional regulator, protein MNDMTNNETRDIILDVTEKLIYRHGIAATGMDFLVKTAGVSRKSIYRYFVNKDELVMAALQRRDERWMQWLRTEVERREDTGERLLALFSALKDWFGTADFRGCAFINTSGETGDPQDPVRLLAKAHKQKLFEYALELCQAHGTPDPERQAAQLLILIDGAITVALVMGDSTAADNAQCMARTLLGL, encoded by the coding sequence ATGAACGACATGACCAATAATGAAACCCGCGACATTATCCTCGACGTCACAGAAAAGTTGATCTATCGCCATGGCATCGCCGCCACCGGCATGGACTTCCTGGTGAAGACCGCCGGTGTCTCGAGAAAAAGTATCTACCGCTACTTTGTCAATAAAGACGAGTTGGTGATGGCCGCGCTGCAACGTCGCGATGAGCGCTGGATGCAGTGGCTGCGCACTGAAGTGGAACGTCGCGAAGACACCGGAGAACGCCTGCTGGCGCTGTTCAGCGCGCTCAAGGACTGGTTCGGCACGGCTGACTTCCGGGGCTGCGCGTTCATCAACACCAGTGGCGAAACCGGTGATCCGCAAGACCCGGTGCGCCTGCTGGCCAAGGCGCATAAACAGAAACTGTTCGAGTACGCACTTGAACTGTGTCAAGCACATGGCACCCCCGACCCCGAACGGCAGGCCGCGCAACTGCTGATCCTGATCGATGGCGCCATTACCGTTGCCCTGGTGATGGGCGATTCAACGGCTGCCGATAATGCGCAATGCATGGCGCGAACGTTATTGGGACTTTGA
- a CDS encoding efflux transporter outer membrane subunit — translation MSVKVFLPSLLVLALSACAVGPDYKAQTPEAANITAAADAKTYDHAKFEGIWWQQFEDPTLNQLVTQSLQGNRDLRVAFARLRAARAIRDDASNDAMPTITSRVSSDQGKGQIPGQTTSRVKTERYDLGLDMAWELDLFGRIQRNLEATDADQQAAEADLYQLQVTMIAELVDAYGQLRGAQLRERIALDNLKNQQESRTITVSLRDAGVGDQLDVERADARLAAVEASVPQLQAEQVRERNRIATLLGQRPDKLTVDLGPKDLPAIAKALPIGDPGQLLQRRPDILSAERKLAAATARIGVAKADLFPRVSLSGFLGFTAGRGSQIGSSAANAWALGPSITWAAFDLGSVRARLRGADAEADGALATYEQQVLLALEESENAFSDYGKRQQRLVSLIRQSESSRAAADLAAIRYREGTVDFLVLLDAQRERLAAEDSQAQAEVDLYRGIVAIYKALGGGWQPDTVVASAK, via the coding sequence ATGAGTGTGAAAGTATTCCTGCCGAGCTTGCTGGTACTGGCGCTGAGCGCCTGTGCCGTGGGCCCGGACTACAAAGCCCAGACCCCGGAGGCGGCCAATATCACGGCCGCTGCCGATGCCAAAACGTATGACCACGCCAAGTTCGAAGGCATTTGGTGGCAGCAGTTCGAGGACCCGACCCTCAACCAGTTGGTGACCCAATCGCTGCAAGGCAACCGGGACTTGCGCGTCGCTTTTGCCCGTCTGCGGGCGGCCCGCGCGATTCGCGATGACGCCAGCAATGACGCCATGCCGACCATCACCAGCCGGGTCAGCAGTGACCAGGGCAAAGGCCAGATTCCGGGCCAGACCACCAGTCGCGTCAAGACCGAGCGTTACGACCTCGGTCTGGACATGGCTTGGGAACTTGACCTGTTCGGTCGCATCCAGCGCAACCTGGAAGCCACCGACGCCGACCAGCAGGCTGCCGAGGCTGACTTGTACCAGCTGCAAGTCACCATGATTGCCGAGCTGGTGGATGCCTACGGTCAACTGCGGGGTGCGCAACTGCGTGAACGCATTGCCCTGGACAACCTGAAGAACCAGCAGGAATCGCGCACCATCACGGTCAGCCTGCGGGATGCCGGTGTGGGCGACCAACTTGACGTGGAGCGTGCTGACGCACGCCTCGCGGCCGTCGAAGCCAGCGTGCCGCAACTGCAGGCCGAGCAAGTGCGCGAGCGTAACCGCATCGCCACCCTCCTCGGCCAGCGTCCCGACAAGCTGACCGTCGACCTGGGCCCGAAAGACCTGCCGGCGATTGCCAAGGCGTTGCCGATTGGCGATCCAGGGCAACTGCTGCAACGTCGCCCGGACATCCTCAGCGCCGAACGCAAACTGGCTGCCGCCACCGCGCGTATCGGCGTGGCCAAGGCCGACCTGTTCCCACGGGTCAGCCTCAGCGGCTTCCTTGGCTTTACCGCCGGGCGTGGCTCGCAGATCGGCTCGTCCGCCGCGAATGCCTGGGCGCTGGGCCCAAGCATCACCTGGGCAGCCTTCGACCTGGGCAGCGTGCGCGCCCGTTTGCGCGGCGCCGATGCCGAGGCAGATGGCGCACTGGCGACCTACGAGCAACAAGTGTTGTTAGCCCTGGAAGAGTCCGAGAACGCCTTCAGCGACTACGGCAAGCGTCAGCAACGTTTGGTTTCGCTGATCCGCCAAAGCGAATCCAGCCGCGCCGCCGCCGACCTGGCCGCGATCCGCTATCGCGAAGGCACCGTGGACTTCCTGGTACTGCTCGACGCGCAACGTGAGCGCCTGGCCGCCGAAGACTCCCAGGCCCAGGCCGAAGTGGATTTGTACCGCGGCATCGTCGCGATCTACAAAGCGTTGGGCGGTGGTTGGCAGCCGGACACGGTGGTCGCCAGCGCCAAGTGA
- the efeU gene encoding iron uptake transporter permease EfeU has product MLVPFLIMLREGIEAALIVGIIASYLQQTGRGQWMPAVWIGVFLAAALALLVGGGLELVSAEFPQKQQELFEGIVGLVAVGILSSMVFWMRKVARSIKHSLHESLDHALAGSRHQVTALILMVFFAVAREGLETVFFLLAVFQQSEGPGAPIGALLGLILAIIVGFLIYTGSMRLNLGAFFRWTGLFILVVAAGILANSVQALHEAGVWNHLQTVLFDFSAALPMDSPLGSVLAGMFGYQEAPTISTLGAYLIYLVVALVMFFLPAAPSKPAASPSSISSQ; this is encoded by the coding sequence ATGCTCGTTCCTTTCCTCATCATGCTGCGCGAAGGCATTGAAGCCGCATTGATCGTTGGCATTATTGCCAGCTACCTGCAACAGACCGGCCGTGGCCAGTGGATGCCCGCCGTGTGGATCGGTGTATTTCTCGCCGCCGCACTGGCCCTGCTGGTCGGCGGCGGCCTGGAACTGGTCAGCGCCGAATTCCCGCAAAAGCAGCAGGAACTGTTCGAAGGCATCGTCGGCCTGGTCGCCGTGGGTATCCTCAGTTCCATGGTGTTCTGGATGCGCAAGGTGGCGCGCTCCATCAAGCATTCCCTGCACGAATCCCTCGATCACGCGTTGGCTGGTTCCAGGCATCAGGTCACCGCGCTGATTCTCATGGTGTTTTTCGCCGTGGCCCGCGAAGGCCTGGAAACCGTGTTCTTCCTGCTGGCCGTGTTCCAACAGAGTGAAGGCCCAGGCGCGCCGATTGGTGCCCTGCTCGGCCTGATCCTGGCGATCATCGTCGGTTTCCTGATCTACACCGGCAGCATGCGCCTGAACCTGGGCGCGTTTTTCCGCTGGACCGGCCTGTTTATCCTCGTCGTGGCCGCCGGCATCCTCGCCAATTCAGTGCAAGCCCTGCACGAAGCGGGCGTATGGAATCACTTGCAAACCGTGCTGTTCGACTTCAGCGCCGCACTGCCCATGGACAGCCCGTTGGGCTCGGTATTGGCCGGCATGTTCGGCTACCAGGAAGCGCCGACCATCAGCACCCTCGGCGCCTACCTGATTTACCTGGTGGTGGCGCTGGTGATGTTCTTCCTGCCCGCCGCACCGTCCAAGCCTGCCGCCTCGCCCTCTTCCATTTCCAGCCAGTAA
- the efeO gene encoding iron uptake system protein EfeO: MSKPTPQPSSPPRALRWAVAGSVVVMIAAGGLFYYASQLAASKRQTNHNEIAVTIHGHACEPNELTVPAGRASFRIINRSDRAVEWEILDGVLVVEERENIAPGLSQVINANLLPGDYAITCGLLSNPRGTLHVTPTAESDAQAKAKPSMVAFIGPLSEFRVYLSSQGNALVKAVTALQQAVDAGDLAQAQALYVPAREAYQRLAPASQRLAELDNAINARADYFEKREQDPAFSGFHRLEYSLFQQRSLDGLAPVAQRLLTDVTTLKQQLLAQSLPPEQLVSIVVRNLNSLADVRAISGEEERYSHVDLNGFAANLEAAHKVVDLMRPLLTKSAADLLPKVDSALAAFDAELQVFKVDKGYATYDSVTADQRKQIADKAKALAAALDGIDPALGLSGLQ; this comes from the coding sequence TTGTCCAAGCCTACTCCTCAACCCTCCTCGCCACCCCGCGCCCTGCGCTGGGCCGTGGCGGGTTCGGTGGTCGTGATGATCGCCGCCGGAGGCCTGTTCTATTACGCCTCGCAACTGGCGGCCAGCAAGCGCCAGACCAACCACAATGAAATCGCCGTGACCATCCATGGCCATGCCTGCGAACCGAATGAACTGACGGTGCCCGCCGGCCGCGCCAGCTTTCGCATCATCAACCGGTCCGACCGTGCGGTGGAATGGGAAATCCTCGACGGCGTGCTGGTGGTTGAAGAACGTGAAAACATCGCCCCCGGCCTGAGCCAGGTGATCAACGCCAACCTGCTGCCCGGCGACTACGCGATCACCTGCGGCCTGTTGAGCAACCCGCGCGGCACCTTGCACGTAACGCCGACCGCCGAGTCCGACGCGCAAGCCAAGGCCAAGCCGTCGATGGTGGCGTTTATCGGGCCGCTGTCGGAGTTCCGCGTGTACCTGAGCAGCCAAGGCAACGCCTTGGTCAAGGCCGTCACCGCCTTGCAACAGGCCGTCGACGCCGGCGACCTGGCCCAGGCTCAAGCGCTCTATGTTCCAGCGCGCGAGGCTTACCAACGACTGGCCCCCGCGTCGCAACGCCTGGCCGAGTTGGACAACGCGATCAACGCCCGCGCCGACTACTTTGAAAAACGCGAGCAGGACCCAGCCTTCAGCGGCTTCCATCGCCTGGAATACAGCCTGTTCCAACAACGCAGTCTCGATGGCTTGGCGCCGGTTGCCCAGCGCCTGCTGACCGACGTCACCACGCTCAAGCAACAATTGCTCGCCCAGTCGCTGCCGCCGGAGCAACTGGTGAGCATTGTGGTGCGCAACCTCAACAGCCTGGCCGATGTACGTGCCATCAGCGGTGAAGAGGAGCGCTACAGCCACGTCGACCTGAATGGTTTCGCCGCCAACCTGGAAGCTGCCCACAAGGTTGTCGACCTGATGCGCCCACTGCTGACCAAGTCTGCCGCCGACCTGCTGCCCAAGGTCGACAGCGCCCTCGCCGCCTTTGATGCCGAACTCCAGGTCTTCAAGGTCGACAAGGGTTACGCCACCTACGACAGCGTAACCGCCGATCAGCGCAAGCAGATCGCCGACAAGGCCAAGGCTCTGGCCGCTGCACTCGATGGAATCGACCCCGCCCTTGGCCTCTCCGGCCTGCAGTGA